CTCGGCGAGCCGGCGATACTCCTCACGGGTCCACCGCTTGAGCTGGACGCCCACGGGCGTCACCTCCGCCTCGAGTGTACTATCGGCCAGCGAGCGTTGGCTTTCGGGGACGGTGACAGGGTTAGGTCCGCTCGGAGAGTACGAGCCCTGGATCGAGGGTCGCGCAGGAGGGTGAAGGGGCTCCTCCCGCACCGCCTCTGCGCCCCCCCTCATGCGTCGGGCTGGCTGGCCAGCCAGGAGGAGATCGCCTGCGCGAACCGGCGGAGGATGGTCGGAGCGCGCCGGACGGCTCCTGCGACTTCGTCGAGGTCGATGGTCACGTACTGGTGCACGAGGACGTTGCGGAATCCGCCTGCTCCACGGAGCTCCTGGTAGAGGACATCGGGGAGGACCCCCAGGTCCCGCAGGTCGACAAGCAGGCCTTCGTCGGTCTCCGGAACGCGGCGGAAGTGCGCCGCCAGGATGTGCTCCGCGATCTGGAAGAGGGTCGTGAGTCCCGCCAGGAGCCCGCGTTCGACCGTCCAGCGCAGGCTGAGGTCGGCCCGCAGGTGCGAACCGTCGACCTGCCGATACTTCTCCAGTTCCTGGGCGGTACGCTCCAGCTCACCGAGTAGACGAGCCACGAGGTCACGCCGAACCGGCATCGGAGGGCTCCTCCCGAGATCTGAGACACGGCGATGCCAGCGCAGTCGATCGTCCCGATACACCCTGCGGACGCGAGCCTCGAAGGCCTCAGCGTCGGCTTCGGAGCGGGCGAAGATCCGCCGGCCCCGGATCGCCGCCCACTGGAGCGGCGGGGGCGCCACGCGCAGGTCCACCACGTCCAGGCAATCCGTCCCCAGCAGGGTCGAGAGGTCGGCGTACAGGGCAGCGTATGTGTAGCCCCTGTCCGGCAGCACCGCCAGGTCGACGTCGGCGGGCGTGGCCTCCTCATCCTGGAGGGATCCGAACAGGTAGGCCGCGCGGATGGGGTGGCGGGCCAGAAGCTCGGGAAGGGCGTCCAACCGCTGCGACAGGTCGGCCGGCAGCGGCTTCGCCCGGGCGTGACGCTCCTTCACCCCCATGCCGAAGACTATCCTAGCATCCGCCCGGGGTGAAGCCCGGCCGCTCGCCGCGGCGGTGGTGGTCGGACGGGGTCTTCGAAGCCCCCTTATCGCTGGTGCGCGGGCCCGTCGCGGCCCGACTCCGGCGCTGGAGCCACCTCGGAGGCCGCAATGGGCAGGGATGGTGCTTCCGGAGCCTCGGGGGCGGTACCCCGAGCGGTGCGCTCGATCCCCGGCGGCGCCTGTAGGTCCTCGCTCCCCAGCCCCAGCTCCTTCAGGCGCCGGGCGGAGGGCAGGACCTTGCGCTCCAGGGACCCCACGGCTTCGTTGTAGTACTTCACCGCCGAGTCCAGGCGTCGGCCCGCCATCGCCAGCCGCTCCAGGAAGTCCGCCAGGCGCGCGTAGAGGTGGCGGCCGTGCTCGGCGATCTCCCGAGCGTGCTCGGCCACCTCGTGTTGCTGCCATCCGTAGGCCACGGCCTTGAGGAGGGCCAGGAGGGTGACGGGCGTGGCCAGCAGCACTCGCTGGCGCAACGCATCCTCCAGCAGGCTGGGATCCCGCTCGAAGGCGGCGGCGAGACAGCCGTCGTTGGGGATGAAGAGGACGACGGCCTCCGGGGTGCGCTCGAACTGCTCCCAGTAGCGCTTGCCGGCCAGGTGCTGGACGTGCTGGCGCAGGGCGCGGGCGTGGGCCGCGAGCCGGGCGGCCCGCACCCCCTCGTCCTGGGACTCCATCGCCTCCAGGAAGGCCTGCATCGGGGTCTTGGCGTCCACCGCCAGCACCCCGCCCCTGGGCAGGTGGACGATCAGGTCGGGGCGCGCCTCACCGGTGTGGTGCTGTTCGACAAAGTCGACGTGCTCCACCATGCCGGCCAGCTCCACGAGCCGCCGGAGCTGGACCTCTCCCCACTGGCCCCGCGCCGACGCCGACTTCAACGCCTGCGCCAGTGTGGACGTCGTGCTCTGCAGGATCTCCAGCTGGCTCCGCAGCCCCTGGTAGGCGCCCTCCCGCTGCGTTTCCAGGTGGCGGACCTGCTGCTCGAGGGCACCGAGGGTCGACTTCAGCGGGTCGACCACCTGGGCGATCTGGGCGCTCGCCTGTCCGAGGAACTGCTGCGCATTGACCTGGAGGAGGTCGGCAGCCAGGGCTTTGAAGACGGCTTCAAGGTGTTGCTGGACCTGCGCCCGCCACTCGGCCGCCTGCTGAGCGGCCTCCAGCCGCGCAGCGTTCTCCGCCAGC
The DNA window shown above is from Armatimonadota bacterium and carries:
- a CDS encoding DUF86 domain-containing protein → MGVKERHARAKPLPADLSQRLDALPELLARHPIRAAYLFGSLQDEEATPADVDLAVLPDRGYTYAALYADLSTLLGTDCLDVVDLRVAPPPLQWAAIRGRRIFARSEADAEAFEARVRRVYRDDRLRWHRRVSDLGRSPPMPVRRDLVARLLGELERTAQELEKYRQVDGSHLRADLSLRWTVERGLLAGLTTLFQIAEHILAAHFRRVPETDEGLLVDLRDLGVLPDVLYQELRGAGGFRNVLVHQYVTIDLDEVAGAVRRAPTILRRFAQAISSWLASQPDA
- the rmuC gene encoding DNA recombination protein RmuC gives rise to the protein MASIVAFSLGLLLGGLVCAAVAVLLLGQLKDARRQVERLERDVREVTEAKARAEQEARRVPDLVAELATVRRRAEELHTQLAENAARLEAAQQAAEWRAQVQQHLEAVFKALAADLLQVNAQQFLGQASAQIAQVVDPLKSTLGALEQQVRHLETQREGAYQGLRSQLEILQSTTSTLAQALKSASARGQWGEVQLRRLVELAGMVEHVDFVEQHHTGEARPDLIVHLPRGGVLAVDAKTPMQAFLEAMESQDEGVRAARLAAHARALRQHVQHLAGKRYWEQFERTPEAVVLFIPNDGCLAAAFERDPSLLEDALRQRVLLATPVTLLALLKAVAYGWQQHEVAEHAREIAEHGRHLYARLADFLERLAMAGRRLDSAVKYYNEAVGSLERKVLPSARRLKELGLGSEDLQAPPGIERTARGTAPEAPEAPSLPIAASEVAPAPESGRDGPAHQR